From one Perca fluviatilis chromosome 10, GENO_Pfluv_1.0, whole genome shotgun sequence genomic stretch:
- the LOC120566943 gene encoding caspase-3-like gives MDVTQSGGDTVDALKLFSKKRSDAKPAGSSKTAEEVDSAPCISKTAGSDPYRYKMDYPCIGTCLIINNKNFHSSTGMSARNGTDVDAAAAIETFTKLGYKINFKTDQTVAQMKQLLSSASKEDHSKSASFVCVLLSHGDEGVIFGTDGAEKLEELTKYFKGDRCKSLVGKPKLFFIQACRGAELDNGIDTDSVDVQTSERIPVEADFLYAYSTAPGYYSWRNATNGSWFMQALCEMLMRFRGELELMQIMTRVNRKVALHFESSSNLPGFSGKKQIPCIVSMLTKDFYFADFHP, from the exons ATGGACGTGACGCAGAGTGGTGGGGACACTGTGGACGCCTTGAAATTGTTTTCAAAGAAAAG gtCAGATGCAAAGCCTGCAGGCAGTAGTAAGACTGCTGAGGAAGTGGACTCTGCCCCCTGCATCAGTAAAACAGCAGGCTCTGACCCTTACCGCTACAAGATGGACTATCCCTGCATCGGAACCTGTCTGATTATCAACAATAAGAACTTCCACAGTAGCACAG GGATGAGTGCTCGGAACGGGACGGATgtagatgctgctgctgctattgAGACCTTCACTAAGCTGGGTTATAAGATCAATTTCAAAACTGATCAGACCGTGGCGCAGATGAAACAACTGTTGTCTAGTG CATCCAAGGAGGACCACAGTAAGAGTGCatcatttgtatgtgtgttgctAAGTCATGGAGACGAGGGCGTGATATTTGGCACCGACGGTGCTGAAAAGTTGGAGGAGCTGACAAAATACTTTAAAGGAGACCGCTGTAAGAGTCTGGTGGGGAAACCCAAGCTCTTCTTCATACAG GCGTGTCGTGGGGCGGAGCTGGATAACGGGATTGACACCGACAGTGTCGATGTTCAAACATCAGAGAGGATTCCTGTGGAGGCAGACTTCCTGTATGCCTATTCCACCGCTCCAG GCTACTACTCATGGAGAAACGCGACCAACGGCTCGTGGTTCATGCAGGCGCTGTGCGAGATGTTGATGCGATTCCGCGGAGAGCTGGAGCTGATGCAGATCATGACCCGCGTCAACCGCAAAGTGGCGCTGCACTTTGAGTCCTCCTCCAACCTGCCGGGATTTAGTGGCAAGAAGCAGATCCCGTGCATCGTCTCAATGTTGACCAAAGACTTCTACTTTGCTGATTTCCACCCGTGA
- the irf2 gene encoding interferon regulatory factor 2 yields MPVERMRMRPWLEEQIDSCQIPGLKWVNKEKRIFQIPWMHAARHGWDLEKDAPLFMRWAIHTGKYQAGIDRPDPKTWKANFRCAMNSLPDIEEVKDKSNKKGTNAFRVYKMLSSSERNMKKGKKKTDKEGRPKGNKEVASPSPVTHVGPIDYTKQEMIKHEGIKQEALEMTVTGSGSAIPGSVEDHVITSEQLPFVCQTIEVTTENEEQTVSSSHSYPLQISPVSSCCGSDTDSDTEDTKEGVSAVWRRDYNPSVLRIPTCPLPGMATFVTAAKPNFRVTSTRDPVPLISYHTDGWTPAYSHNSLVSTATSHTHEMRASVIMKTSDVTTS; encoded by the exons ATGCCAGTAGAGAGAATGAGGATGAGGCCGTGGCTCGAGGAACAGATCGACTCCTGTCAGATACCAGGACTCAAATGGGTTAACAAA GAAAAGAGAATCTTCCAGATCCCGTGGATGCATGCAGCGCGTCATGGCTGGGACCTGGAGAAAGATGCTCCGCTCTTCATGAGATGGGCCATACATACtg gcAAATACCAGGCAGGCATCGACCGTCCAGACCCCAAGACGTGGAAGGCTAATTTCCGCTGTGCCATGAACAGCCTGCCAGACATCGAGGAGGTGAAggataaaagcaacaaaaagggAACTAATGCCTTCAGAGTCTACAAGATGCTCTCCTCCTCCgagagaaacatgaagaaag GAAAGAAGAAGACAGACAAGGAGGGGAGGCCCAAGGGAAATAAAGAG GTAGCTTCTCCATCTCCAGTCACTCATGTTGGACCTATTGACTACACCAAACAGGAAATGATCAAACACGAAGGGATCAAGCAGGAAGCACTAGAGATGACAGTGACGGGCAGTGGCTCAG CCATTCCCGGCTCAGTGGAAGACCACGTGATCACCAGCGAGCAGCTGCCGTTCGTCTGTCAGACGATCGAAGTGACCACTGAGAACGAAGAGCAGACTGTTAGCTCCTCCCACTCGTACCCGCTCCAAATCTCTCCTGTGTCCTCATGCTGCG GCAGCGACACAGACAGTGACACAGAGGACACCAAAGAG GGTGTCAGTGCAGTCTGGAGGCGGGACTACAACCCGTCAGTTCTCAGGATTCCCACGTGTCCTCTTCCCGGCATGGCCACCTTCGTCACTGCGGCCAAGCCCAACTTCAGGGTGACCAGCACGCGGGACCCGGTGCCGCTCATCAGCTACCACACCGACGGCTGGACGCCCGCCTACAGCCACAACTCTCTGGTGTCTACGGCAACCAGCCACACCCACGAGATGCGCGCAAGTGTCATTATGAAAACCTCGGATGTGACTACCTCCTGA